The DNA region CACCGAGGCATCCGTGGAGCGGCTGCGCCCGGGCTGGATCCGTACGCCGCTGGGGATCGCGGCGGCCGCCGGAGGCTGTGTCTGCGCGGGGCTCGCCGCGTCGCTGACCGGCGAGGACGCGGCCAACGCGGCGCTGGGCATCGTCATGCTGTTCATGCTGGCCGTGGCGCTGCTCGGACCACTGGTCGCACGCGCCTGCGCCGCCCTGTTCGGCCTCCCGCTGCGCGGCGCCGGGGCGTCCGCCTCACTCGCCGCAGCCAACTCCCGTACGAACGCCCGCCGGCTGGCCTCCGCGATCACCCCGATCGTCCTCGCGATGGCCTTCTCGTCCGTCCTCGTCTTCATGCACACCAGCGAGGAGCGGGTCACCCGGGAGCAGCAGCGGGACGGCATCGTGGCCGACCACATCGTGACGTCGGACGGGGGCCTGGCTCCGGGCGCCGTGCGTGAGGCCGCCCGAGCACCGGAAGTCACCGCCGCCGTCGGCCTGTTGAGGACCGAGGTGCTCGTGCGGGCGAACGGGTACCTGAACTCGGCCTCCACCCAGGGCGTCACGGGCTCGGCGCGGGACCTGGCCCGGGTGCAGGACCTGAAGGTCGAGAAGGGCGCCCTGTCCCTGAAGCGGGGCGAGATCGCCGTCGACGCCTCACTGGCCGCGAACGCCGGCGCCGGTGTGGGCGACCGGATGGAACTGCGCCTGCCCGACGGCACGAAGACGTCCCCGCGCATCGTGGCGACGTACGAGCGCGGCATGGGACTGTCCCAGGTCACCATGGGCCAGGCCGACCTGGCGTCCCACGTCGGCTCCGCCTTCGCCACGGAGGTCTGGACGAAGGGCGGGAACGCCGGCGATCTCGCGAAGGTGGGCACTGTCCTGGACCGCGAGGACTACACGACCGCCCAGTCCCTCGACCGGGAGATCAACGCTTGGGCCAACACCGTCATGGCGGCCGTCCTCGGCGGATTCGCGGCCGTGGCCGCCGCCAACACCCTGGTGATGACGGTCCTCGACCGCCGGCGCGAGCTGGGCACGCTGCGGCTCATCGGTTCCACCCGCCGCCAGGTGATGCGCATGATCCGCTGGGAGGCGCTGCTCGTCGCACTCGCCGGCATCGCCCTCGGCACGGCCATCGCGCTCGCCACGCTCGTCCCGATGATGAAGGGCCTCACTGGCCAGGCACCGTACATACCCCCGCTGGTGTACGGCTCGTTCGCGGCGGCCATTGTGATCCTCGGCCTGACGGCGGCGACCGTACCGGCGCGGGCCGCGATACGGGGCACACTCGACGCATGAACGAGAACGAGCGCCGAGTGACCGAGAGACCGCTTCTGACCCTCACCGAGGTCGAGGCCCTGGCCCGGAACGCGCACGCGGCCCAGACGGACAAGGCGGGCCGCCCGTACACCGAGCACCTGCTGGCCGTGGCCGACGGGGTGCGGGCCCGCGGCGGCGACGAGGAGCAGATCGCCGCCGCCTGGCTGCACGACTCCGTCGAGGACGACGCGCTCTCCGAGGACTGGCTCCGCGAGGCCGCCCTGTCCCGGCGCACGAAGGACATCGTGCTGGCCCTCACCAAGCGGCAGGGCGAGCCCCCGGAGGCCTACGCCGACCGCATCCTGGCCACCCCGGGAGCCCTCCTCGTGAAGGAGTCCGACCTCGCCCACAACGCGAACCCGGCCCGCCTGGCGGCCCTGGACGAGTTCACCCGGGCCCGCCTGACCCAGAAGTACACGAAGATGCGCAAACTTCTGGGCCTGGCAAAGGCCCCGTAAGGGGCGCGGGGAACTGCGCGACCAGCCACAACGCACCCGCAGGTTCAAACGACGTGTTCCCGCGCGGAGCGCTCCGCAGGGGCGCCGAGCGGGGCGCGCCCTACGACTTGGCCCGCTCCCGGGCCAACTCCGTCGCGTCCCTCTTGAACGCCCACTCCATCTTCGGCTCCATCGCGAAGCGGAACGCCCGCTGCACAGGCGGAGTACACAGCACGGTGATGACCGCCGCCGCGACGACCGTGAGGAAGATCTCGCCGAGCGGCTGGTTCAGCCACGTGTACTCGTCGTACCAGCCCCAGAAACGGGAGCCCTTGGCGAGGAAGCCGTGCAGCAGATAGCCGTACAGCGTGCCCGCGCCCAGCACGGTGAACCACATCTTGCGGCGCGGCACCCAGGCGAAGAAGCACGAGGTGAGCACCATCGAGCAGCCGAACATGGCGAGTGTCATCACGACACCGGCCCACCAGGGGCCGCCCAACTCCTGGGCGCTGTCACGGTGGTAGAACCACGCCGAGCTCATGCGCGGCCCCGCCCAGTACGCGAAGACGAGCGCGCCCAGGAGGACCGGCACCGACAGGATCCGCACCTCGCGGCGCCGCATGAGCTGGAAGTGCTCGGGCTTCATGAACAGGCCCACGACGAAGAACGGCAGGAACTGCAGGACCCGCTGGAGGTCCAGGTCGTCGCCGATGTCGGGCGAGACGGAGGCGAGCATCGCGATGGCGAGCGCGAGCGGCACGGGCCAGCGCACGACCTTCCACAGCGGGACCGTCATGCGCCACACGAACAGCGCGACCAGGAACCACGTGAGGTACCAGGGGTCGAGCAGGCTGATCGGGTGGCTCGGGTCGTCGTCCGCCCACTTCTTGAAGAGGGAGTACGCGACCTCGAAGAGGATGTACGGCACGGCGATGCCCGTGACCAGCCGCTGGAGCCGGTCGGTGCGCATGTCGAAACTGCGGGAGAAGTAGCCGGAGATGAGGATGAAGGCCGGCATGTGGAAGGTGTAGACGACCATGTAGAGCGCCTCGGCGGCACGGCTGTGGTCGGTCAGCGGTTCCCAGGCGTGACCCATCGCGACGAACACGATCGCCAGGTACTTGGCGTTGTCGAAGAACGCGTCGCGCTGTTTGGCGGGCTTGGTGCCCGGCCCGGTGGTGGCGGTACCCGGTTGCGGGGATCCCGGGTTCCGTGGTGGTCGCGGGCTCGGTACACCCGGCGCCGGTGTCTGGGCCGACGGGAGCGGAGCCCTCTGGCCGTGCGGACGGAGCGAGTTCGTCACAGACCCTCCCACCAGGAGCTGGGGGAGACGATCCTGGACCTCGCTGCGCGTGCGGGGGACGTGGCAGCGTAGAACATCTGAGGCACCCTAGCGTTGTCTGTGTGATTTCGTAAAACCTCTGAGGCGAATCCTGCTTATCGCTGTACGGGTACCCGGTATTTGGCGAAGTCGTCATGCGGATGCCTGTGTCGATCGTCATACCGCAAGCGGGTGTTACGTCCTGATTCGTCACGACTAAATGGTGCATAACGTCTGCGGGCGACTCTGGTGAAATGTCCGGTTGATTCGTCTTTAGTGACCCGTCTTCAGTCTCGCCACTGTGCCTGTGGCAACAATTCGAATTGGCTGCGAACACGTTGTGTGGACGAGTGTGTGGACATGGAAACGATCTTCCTGAATTTCCCGTGAGAGGGATCGCTCGAATT from Streptomyces sp. NBC_00258 includes:
- a CDS encoding HD domain-containing protein, with protein sequence MNENERRVTERPLLTLTEVEALARNAHAAQTDKAGRPYTEHLLAVADGVRARGGDEEQIAAAWLHDSVEDDALSEDWLREAALSRRTKDIVLALTKRQGEPPEAYADRILATPGALLVKESDLAHNANPARLAALDEFTRARLTQKYTKMRKLLGLAKAP
- a CDS encoding acyltransferase family protein; this encodes MTNSLRPHGQRAPLPSAQTPAPGVPSPRPPRNPGSPQPGTATTGPGTKPAKQRDAFFDNAKYLAIVFVAMGHAWEPLTDHSRAAEALYMVVYTFHMPAFILISGYFSRSFDMRTDRLQRLVTGIAVPYILFEVAYSLFKKWADDDPSHPISLLDPWYLTWFLVALFVWRMTVPLWKVVRWPVPLALAIAMLASVSPDIGDDLDLQRVLQFLPFFVVGLFMKPEHFQLMRRREVRILSVPVLLGALVFAYWAGPRMSSAWFYHRDSAQELGGPWWAGVVMTLAMFGCSMVLTSCFFAWVPRRKMWFTVLGAGTLYGYLLHGFLAKGSRFWGWYDEYTWLNQPLGEIFLTVVAAAVITVLCTPPVQRAFRFAMEPKMEWAFKRDATELARERAKS
- a CDS encoding ABC transporter permease; translation: MFVPNGLARAAVRFKPAAFVGTFVALAMAAFIVSACGILLETGLRASVPPVRYAGAPVVAAADQRAHLVTGHGDNREDDAVPVPDRAWLDNSLVAKAGSVTGARAAVPDVTFPVQTRTGEQVTAHGWGSTAFTGERLTSGHAPGEGEVALTKGVLTKGTVGDRVTLTTADGPRTYRVSGLMKAGAPTAWFTDTEAVRVSGHPGRVDAIAVLPKEGVSAGTLKSQVEHALGNRAEVYAGGDRGTVEDSSLAEAKEALIALGGSFGGIAATVAVFTAMGTVALSVAQRAREFALLRAIGTTPRQIRRSIATETLLVAPLAGLAGLLPGIALAGWWFGQLKDKGAIPEAVDLSVSYIPLLSAVGAVLLAALLAGYAAARRPARIKPGQALTEASVERLRPGWIRTPLGIAAAAGGCVCAGLAASLTGEDAANAALGIVMLFMLAVALLGPLVARACAALFGLPLRGAGASASLAAANSRTNARRLASAITPIVLAMAFSSVLVFMHTSEERVTREQQRDGIVADHIVTSDGGLAPGAVREAARAPEVTAAVGLLRTEVLVRANGYLNSASTQGVTGSARDLARVQDLKVEKGALSLKRGEIAVDASLAANAGAGVGDRMELRLPDGTKTSPRIVATYERGMGLSQVTMGQADLASHVGSAFATEVWTKGGNAGDLAKVGTVLDREDYTTAQSLDREINAWANTVMAAVLGGFAAVAAANTLVMTVLDRRRELGTLRLIGSTRRQVMRMIRWEALLVALAGIALGTAIALATLVPMMKGLTGQAPYIPPLVYGSFAAAIVILGLTAATVPARAAIRGTLDA